The Brassica napus cultivar Da-Ae chromosome C7, Da-Ae, whole genome shotgun sequence genomic interval TTTCTTCGCAGTTGAGGGTTAAACACGTGTTTCTCGTCGTGTCCGATTTGATTCGGTGTGGTTTGGGCTTTGCCCTTATGGGCCTTATGGGTTGGGGCTTAATATGTTTCGTGTTAGTTTGGGGTTTTTAATGGGGCTCCGGATGTATCTTTTGTTTGGGCTTGGTCCAGTTGGGCCTCGACCTTTAATAAAAGAGCAATTGCATTCCATATACACGAAATAAAGATTAATTAGCTATGTGGTATGTGTATTGTTTCACTTTCGAATATACCTATCATACCTATGTGTCTATACATGCCGTCTACTCTATAtgacataaataataatttgtttttcttaaacaTCAGGATATGTATTCAATCATCACTTGTCCATGTAAAAATTGTTTCCAAGATTTTCTTTCTTGCGATCATTATTTTCTCATTTCCTTGATTTTTCTAGAGAATCATCTCTCatgctttctctttttttttcccccAGATTCATCTCTTTTGCACTTTTGAAGTGCTTCTTCATCAATTCTGAGCAGAGCCTCAAGTTCATCTCTTTCTCTCAGTTTGATTGAAGATAATAAGTCATGGTCTTGATACCGGGTGCGAGTTTTAGTTGTATTTCATCACCAGCCTTTCACAGCTTTGCTCTGTCTCAACCCTGTTTGATTATTGCCGGAAACTTATTTCACCATAAATTCAATCTTAACCTCTCTTTATGAGCCGCTATCATGGCGTATTGGGTAAAGTATCTCTGATAAAAGATGGTAGGTTTGATGGATTTCTGGAGTTATCCTTGAAGATGATTCAGCAGAGTTGGCGATTTATAAAAATCGGTCTGACAAAGAGTCGTTCTTCAATTTGACTCAACTTCCTCAGGTTGTAATTTATGATGAAATATAGATGCTCCGTTCAAGAAGTCTGATAGTGAAAGACATCCCTATACAACAagtacaaaatcaaattaaagaAGCTTCATTGTGGTTTCAAAAGCTTTACCGGCGGTGGTGGAGATGAGATGATGACATCATGCAACCACCACTAATTCAAGAAGTTTCATGAATGACTAACACGTGTTTTCTctgatttgttttaattttgtttagatTGTAACATAAGTATGGTTTGAGCTTAATGTTTGTACTTCTGTTTCTTAGCCAAAAAGGTTTAGAAAACTAAAATCAAGCGTATTTGATTGTCATTagacaataattattttaatgttacaaaaaaaagaaatgagtattttgttttatatatttgtattattacTACATCATTCACGTACCCCACGCGTTCTTAGCTCGTGTTTTCTATATCAGTGCAAGTGGAACATTAGaagataaaatgtttttttcctttgacATCTACTGACACACcctattataatttatattcgGTTTCGAAGAGCTAAACACAGCTATAGGGACAAAGTGATAAGTTCTCATTTCTGCATATATCCGCGTACCTAATTAAAAAGTTGTTTGGATGGTTAGCTaaatatcttttgtttattGTATTTCCAACCGAATAGCTCTTGATACAATACTAGATGGGAAAAAAATGTATTGAGTTGATATTCTAGttgttaaaaaaacattttctttgcAAATTTTGCGTATAATGATTACAAAGAAGCGAAAATGATTGAAGGCGCGTCGACGCAAATGATAAGATGTCGGCGTGTGAGGATACAAAAGAAAACGCACGGCCGGGTCGAGTGTTTTCGGGTCCCTTATAGTCACGTGAGGGGACCTACCTGCCCACATTACCCTCTCGAGCCCAAAACTGTAGAGTTCTCAAATTCGATTTAATTAAATTCCGACAACCCTAACAaaacttcttaaaataaaatcctAATAATAAATCATCTTTCAGCTGTGAAAAAAAATACACGTCTTACATTTTTAACATAAACACGTCTTCCAAGTATTGCGATTGATCATCGAAATTCAAAAGATACAACTGTGTAAAAATAGGGGGTTAGATATAGATTTTAATCGATTATGTAAAAAATCTACAATtggttaacaaaaataaaattctatttttactacaaaataaatatgatgttttatagtttaactaatttctttttattagtttGTTATTACTACCACGTTCTATAAAACTAATGGATACAGAAAGTATATAAATTCTTGAAATGAACATATATAGAGAGAAACAGTCAATAAGTATTGGATCCATGAATATGGTGTTAAATGAAGTGATAGATCCCACGTCCCACATGGATATGACTGGATCACAGCAGTTTATTGGCCCACAACTTTGAAGGAGTTCAGATTCATGTGGATTGTGTTTTTGTACCAACCACTTGATTTATTCcatttttcattatttaatcAACTAATTATTGCCAACTATTTCTTTGATACTCCCTTTGGATCTAAATGTATGATGTTTAAGGTtttacacacatattaagaaacaataaatacaCTATTTCTTTGATACTCCCTCTGGATTTAAATGTATGATGGTATCATCCTTGTGTGCTCTTGactgataaattttattttcttctatagaaatacatatacttatatatatttatgtgcaCAATCCTAATtagttaaaaaagaaagaaatacatatatacttTCCACAcacgttaattttttttttttttggcaggagTTTACAAGAAGATACTGTAATGTGTGAgttaaattatagttttgaaaCTAAAGCACTTTGGATTCCATACATATACagaataaattttagttttaaggAAAGAGAGGACTTATATGATTTGCTCTCTATAATAgtaaaagaaggaaaaagacaaagaaaaagtGAAAGACAATGAGGCAACAAGTTGGTGATAAAATAATAGAGGTTCCAAAAGGTCACTATAACGATTTACATATTAATTGGCCAACATGGCAAGCTCTCATTTCATTCAACTCCTATATCCATCCTATTTCACATCTCTCTATCTCCATCTCTCCATAAGAACCCTAGAAGGTTGATGTTGTCCTCTTTACACTTCCTCCACTATCAAAACTAAAACTTTTGAGGAAAACTTGAAGTTTCTCTTGTCATCTCTACTCACAAAAAACAAAGCGTTTTATATTCTCATTTCACAAAAACCTTACTTTTTGAACATTCTTGGGTCAAAGTAAATATTCAAGACCGAgaatatatttatcatgatgaTGGGAAAAGAGGATTTGAGTTTAAGTTTGAGCTTGAGCTTGGGGTTTGCACAAACTCACCATCCTCTCAAGCTGAATCTCAACCCCACTTCTTCATCCATATCCAATCTCCAGATGTTTCCATGGAACCAAACCTTTGTTTCCTCCTCAGGTACACTGCTTCTTCAAGGTCTTGACCTTTTTTCCAAGACACAAATAGATCTAGAAATAACACATTTCCATTTTTGCAGATCATCAAAACCAACAGTTCTTTACGAAAATCGACGTGAACAGCTTGCCGTCGACGGTTCATTTGGAGGAGGAGACGGGATTTTCTTCCCCAAACAGCACGATCTCTAGCACCGTGAGCGGCAAGAGGAGAAGCGAGAGAGAAGGAACATCAGGTGGTGCTGGAGATGACCTCGACGTCACTTTGGATCGATCTTCCTCACGTGAAACCtccgacgaagaagaagaacacggTGGAGAGGCTTCTCGGAAGAAGCTTAGACTATCCAAAGATCAATCTGCTGTTCTCGAAGACACTTTCAAGGAGCACAATACTCTAAACCCCGTAAGTCCACTGTTCATCCTCATATTAGAAAGACAGAGGGTATTCTTGTAAATAATCTGATCTAACATGAGCTTTATGGTACTTCTACAGAAACAGAAGCTGGCTTTGGCTAAGAAGCTAGGCTTAACCGCAAGACAAGTGGAAGTGTGGTTCCAAAACAGAAGAGCAAGGTGAGAGTCATATAACTCATGTTTAGAATACTAATAGACTATTTTACCCCCTTGAGAGAAATGTTTATTTACAAtgcaaaccaaatttttttgtgtCTAATAGGACAAAGTTGAAGCAAACTGAAGTAGATTGTGAGTATTTGAAGAGATGCGTGGAGAAACTGACTGAAGAGAATCGGCGGCTCGAGAAAGAGGCTGTGGAGTTGAGGGCATTAAAGCTTTCACCGAGATTGTATGGTCATATGAGTCCACCAACCACGCTTCTCATGTGTCCATCATGCGAACGTGTGGCCGGACCATCCAACCACAACCAACGGTCTGTGTCTTTGAGCCCGTGGCTCCAAATGGCACATGGGTCAACTTTTGATGTGGTGCATCCTAGATCTTAACTTTATTTCGTTTTTATGGGTCAACTTTTGATGTGATTTACGTTTTAGATTATTGACTCCCACTATATGTATACTTTAAAAGccttttacattttaaattaattaaatttgattaaattagATGTTCTTGTCTTCTTGATGACAAACAGAATTGGAAAAAGGggaaatcagtttttttttcttgttcattaGCTCTTCATTAGGCACACTAACTACCATGTTGACAAAATCAGGACTCTGCCCTCATTACGTTTAACAAAGATCTTAATACATGCAACCATGTTGGATTTGCTCTTATTCAAAGTAAATAGTACGTAATAATACTTGAAGGCTGCAACTCGAATGCATTTTTTTGGAATTAAAACTTCCTAAATGCTTCTTAATTCATGTGcattctaaaaaaatttcaCCAGTTACAATTAAAAAGTGTAAAGTGTATTCAATTTCACTCCATAACATTCCATACtattccagaaaaaaaaattaactatcaTTTGAGAAATCATTTCAAATCAAAAACGTTTTAGAAAAAGTGGAATGCTGATTCCATTCCATTAAATTCCagaaataataattcatatcaTTTCTATCATTCCTATCATTCTACATATTCTTTTTAGTTGTCACCAATTACACCCGAAAACTTCATTTGATGAGGATTAACTGCTATGATACATACTGAAATACAATGATTTATAGTAGGTGACTTTCAAaatcttataatttttatttcgtTACCTATAATTcgattatttattaaattcctTTTCAATATTTAAagatttttggaaaattatatTAGTATTGACTAACAACAAATAACTGCTTTCAGAACTTCATATGAACAACACCAACCaatcaaatattttctaaacattTAACTGTTTAATGTTAAATTTAACACAAGATTTTTAcccaataattttaaatattatcagttatatttggatttgggatcaaatatgttttcttataaaatgACAGTGAGAGTCACATGTTAAAGATTTTACGAACTTGTGTGCATCAAGCCATCAAGTAAGGCACAACGTATTTCACAACGTCATTATACGCTATCATAAGGTGGTCCCCTGAGACAGTCACATACTTCACTTTTCCTACGTCATCCAGTGCTTTCAGACCGATCCAGTCTTCTGTGTATAGTTTTGTCTGAAGAAGAACgcatttatatagtttttagcAAACAAATCTtcggtgttcaaaaaaaaaaaacccaacaaatcttcAACAAagaaaggaaagagagagaatgagagatTCACCTGTTGAGTTGACAAAAGAGAATCGAAGCCATCATCTGTATAATATCCAAACCAAGAAGTTTCTTTAGGGACCAGTGTTGTGTCGTTCTGGAACTGTTTAAggattaagaagaagaaaacagacTCAATAAGCttacaaaaacatgttttcgattaaaaaaagaaaggagaCAGCAAAGTACCATGACAAGAACCAAGTTATGTAAGCTCATGAAACGGTTTTTGAAAGTGGAGTTTCTTTGGTCAGGTCTCTCATTGTTCAGCTTTGGTAGATACTTGGAGTGATCCAAATACTTTGTCATTTCCTGAGAAAAACCAAAGCCATCGTTGTTTGGTAACCAGAATCGATTTTGAACTAATTAATTTGGTTTAAGTAAATAACTTACACCAGGGATCTTGACATAACCACTAGGAGCAATATGATCCTGCATAGTGACTAACTAAATCAAATCATGATTAAAGGAATTTGATCTTGAACAAAGAGATATAGATAGAGTGTTATTATATACTTGAACGAAGTCGTTGTAGATCTCTAACTTCATCAAAGCTTCTGCAATATCGCAGAATGGACCAGACTTCACACACAACAAAAACACACATGATTAACTCCATTGTTGTTAATAACAGCGATTTAGAGTAGTAACCAatagaattaataaatttaaagtttatataCAGAGCACTTGGGGATAGCGGCGATGCCAGCATGAGGTCCTCCTAAGGAAACATAGTTGATGACAGGAGGAGCATCGTCGCAGAACTCGATTAGACCTCTAGCTACTAAGTTGCCTTGAGACTGAGCAACAATGTTGTAACCTTGACTCAGCTCTTTCATCATTTTAACTTTCTCACACGCTTCATTCGCTTGGTGCATTAGTGGCATGAACCATGTGTCTATTTCTCCGTTTCCTATTTCTCtgtgaaaaaaaataaagaccATTAAGATGAGTTAAAGTCTTAAAGACAAGTTAAGTGTTTGTTAAAGGTTGATGACACAACTTACAAGCAAGAGCCAGGAGAGCCGGAGAGGTTGCTTACGAGTTGCGTGAAGTTACCAACTCCACCAGAGCATTTATCTCCaattccttttttattattattaattgttatgtttttaaacatataattaatcggaaaaggaaaaatataaaCTAGATTGAAGATGAAATTAATTACCGTGGAACAATATAAATGGAATAGAGTTTGAAGCCGGAACGGTTGAGAATAACACGGCGGCCACCGTTAAAAGGAGATCAGGTCGCCGGAGAATGTTGGCCATGAGATTGCTGAGATCTATGTAATCCTttttctccctctctctctctctagtctctaccATATACGAGATTGCTTGTGACTATATGAGATTGCTAGTCAAAAAGGGGTGTTAGCATTTTTTCTACCCTATATAGAAtcatattaaatgaaattacttCCGTTTTAAACATTAGTGGATTTATAACAtccctatttttttttagttttgtattcATTCATTTGGCAGTTTTGTCTTCATATATTATTCCTTCACCTGTCACCGTAATTATCTAcagcataaaaaaaattatcttctcTTTTCTTGTTTTGATATTGGTTTGTTTCTCTACTGAACTCcaccaataaaaaaaagaaaaaatatacttGAATTGTATATTAAAAGTAAGCAacatatttcagatttttttactGCAAAAGGGTGGATTGAATTTTATAAATCTGGAATATGTTTTTTACATGCCTAAGAATGAGAAGAATACTAAACGGATTTTTCAGGCAGAACAAGCGCAGCAATAAGAAGACGAATATCACTTTACCCCCTTTGGGCTTCCCATGGCTATATTGTTTAACAAACACACTGCAAGGAAGTATCTCAGGGTATATCTATCTACTCTCTGGTAAGTCGCACTGGTTTGTTTTGTAGATACACAACATCTCTGTCTGCTACGTTAATGAGATGCTTCTCtgatccttcttcttcatcatcagctGACACAGAAGATGCCTCTGAGTTCGATTCATCCTCATCTACATTCGGAAGCCATTTGAAGATTTGCTTTAATCACAAAAGAACATCTATCATTAAAAACTCTCTTTAATCAGGAGGAGGTTACCAGAGAACTCAAGGCGTTCAGAAGGAGCACTAACAGCAGTGAGCTGAATGCTTTCCGGTAGAAGACAATTACAGAACGAACCTGAAACTCAACAAATGAGACGATTAGTTTGGCTGACAAAACAAACGGAGAGGTTTTTTTATTACCTAAGCGGGCGAGGCGATTGATCCATCCGGGAATAGGCTTACCCGTGAGCTGCAAGCAAACCTCTTCGGTGAAATGGTTACAGTTCTTGGCGATCAAATGGTAAGTGTCACCGTGGTACTTTGACGAAAGCTTCTCCATGTAAGAGCGGAAATCAGAAAGGGACATGGTTGTAGTTCCCAGCAGAAGAGAGCGTCTGAAGATGAAGCCAGGGCAGTTCTTAGGGTCTACCTCGTAGACCCCACTAGATGAATACTCGTGAGCTCCATAGCAATATTCCATACCATGAGCTATACAATTAAAGtcgagtaaaaaaaaaaaaaaaaacatgctcaAGCAAGAGGAATGAATAAAGAAACATACCCTCTACTCCGGAATGGAAAATGCCGATCCCAAACCAATAGAGGTAATCGTTGACAGGGGTGAGATCATAGACATTGAGGTAAACCGGTGTTAGACCGGCCACCTCTCCACTCTTCTTCTCCTCACTTGAGCTCCACATTTTTTAACACAACTAAACCTGCAGAATCTTCAATTCAAAGCCACGAGTCGAATCATCCCTTTTCTTCCTAAACCTCTGCAACACACACGATAACAAGAAACAATAAATCAAATGTTCGATGAGGATAAGAAAAACAATCCAAAGGAAAACTTGTTTTAGCAGGCATGCAGCTAATGAGAACAGATCCAAGGATTTGAACCTAAACCTAGCTAGAAATGAATCGAAGCCGAGAATCTAATAACGCATATAGCTCGAATTGCAGATCGGGAAACGCACGAATAAAAGATCGGAATAGAGGCTCCCCGAAGAAAGGGATTTTGCGAGAAGGAAGGATGAGTTTGATCGACAACAACTGTTACTTTTTTCGTTTCTCACGTTTTCCTTTTTCGCTTTTTTCCCTtctgtaaaatttatttaacaaGTAGACCAGAAAACCCAGAATTGATTGATCCCCAATTATATTGTTGACTGACATTAAAATTcgatttatacttttttttttttttttgaaacactaaacGATTTATACGTATATCGCTTAATACATACTCCAATAACataataaacacatatatttaCTTTGATTTCTTTATCACTCTATTTTTGGTGCCTTCTTAATATTTCGATTTATGTGTCACAAGCTAGAAATTCATTCTCTTAAGAACCTTGAGATCACAAGGTAGGTTATTCTCACAACGTAGgttgttctaaaaaaaaaaaaaaacttgagatCATAAACTCTTAAAAGTTtcagaaacaagaaaaagaagattcaGAAAGCAGTAAAACAGAATCCACCTAGATAAACAATCTGTGTGTTTGGTTCATTGTGTCACAAACTCAAAAACGCAAGACTAAATGAAATGAGCTTCGCTTCGCTTCTTAAGAACATCCTCAGGTTCTCTTAGAGATGGCCATAACATTGAAGTTGAGCGTGTCCGGATTCTTCTCGATAATCTTCTTTATCACTTTCGTCGAATCCTGTAGATTTAATACCGTCCAAACATTACCCATCAAACATATATGCAGGACACAAAACCCATTGCATATTCCCGGAATCCCTCTCCATGTATTGGTAAA includes:
- the LOC111207701 gene encoding homeobox-leucine zipper protein HAT1-like translates to MMMGKEDLSLSLSLSLGFAQTHHPLKLNLNPTSSSISNLQMFPWNQTFVSSSDHQNQQFFTKIDVNSLPSTVHLEEETGFSSPNSTISSTVSGKRRSEREGTSGGAGDDLDVTLDRSSSRETSDEEEEHGGEASRKKLRLSKDQSAVLEDTFKEHNTLNPKQKLALAKKLGLTARQVEVWFQNRRARTKLKQTEVDCEYLKRCVEKLTEENRRLEKEAVELRALKLSPRLYGHMSPPTTLLMCPSCERVAGPSNHNQRSVSLSPWLQMAHGSTFDVVHPRS
- the LOC111208229 gene encoding palmitoyl-protein thioesterase 1-like isoform X1 — translated: MVETREREREKKDYIDLSNLMANILRRPDLLLTVAAVLFSTVPASNSIPFILFHGIGDKCSGGVGNFTQLVSNLSGSPGSCLEIGNGEIDTWFMPLMHQANEACEKVKMMKELSQGYNIVAQSQGNLVARGLIEFCDDAPPVINYVSLGGPHAGIAAIPKCSSGPFCDIAEALMKLEIYNDFVQDHIAPSGYVKIPGEMTKYLDHSKYLPKLNNERPDQRNSTFKNRFMSLHNLVLVMFQNDTTLVPKETSWFGYYTDDGFDSLLSTQQTKLYTEDWIGLKALDDVGKVKYVTVSGDHLMIAYNDVVKYVVPYLMA
- the LOC111208229 gene encoding palmitoyl-protein thioesterase 1-like isoform X2 encodes the protein MVETREREREKKDYIDLSNLMANILRRPDLLLTVAAVLFSTVPASNSIPFILFHGIGDKCSGGVGNFTQLVSNLSGSPGSCLEIGNGEIDTWFMPLMHQANEACEKVKMMKELSQGYNIVAQSQGNLVARGLIEFCDDAPPVINYVSLGGPHAGIAAIPKCSSGPFCDIAEALMKLEIYNDFVQDHIAPSGYVKIPGEMTKYLDHSKYLPKLNNERPDQRNSTFKNRFMSLHNLVLVMMMASILFCQLNRQNYTQKTGSV
- the LOC111208184 gene encoding deSI-like protein At4g17486; amino-acid sequence: MWSSSEEKKSGEVAGLTPVYLNVYDLTPVNDYLYWFGIGIFHSGVEAHGMEYCYGAHEYSSSGVYEVDPKNCPGFIFRRSLLLGTTTMSLSDFRSYMEKLSSKYHGDTYHLIAKNCNHFTEEVCLQLTGKPIPGWINRLARLGSFCNCLLPESIQLTAVSAPSERLEFSDEDESNSEASSVSADDEEEGSEKHLINVADRDVVYLQNKPVRLTRE